Proteins from a single region of Eublepharis macularius isolate TG4126 chromosome 9, MPM_Emac_v1.0, whole genome shotgun sequence:
- the CCDC71L gene encoding coiled-coil domain-containing protein 71L — MKTGGAASTAGQAAAAAVVAPAGAGAGPEATEKVVHSRSQVLFSGGGTKALGDAFKLLVPKSTEFMSSDAELWDFLCSLKHQFSPVILRSKDVYGYASCRAVVPDIPRGLAAPAAVAAAAAAGKKCRPWRRAAARGRRLRVAAAARAGGGAKRAAKKRSPEGAAQAAAPPHAAPPRGALPEPGAAEEEEEASPAPAALAWASPEGKSLESIWRAATPRLTAFPTIKVRGDVWKPRSLEAARRKAQRILRVDLAPVVRMSRFPLPKC, encoded by the coding sequence ATGAAGACCGGAGGAGCCGCCTCCACCGCCGGCCAGGCAGCGGCCGCAGCCGTGGTGGCTCccgccggggccggggccgggccgGAGGCGACGGAGAAGGTGGTCCACTCGCGCTCGCAGGTGCTCTTCTCCGGCGGCGGCACCAAGGCGCTGGGCGACGCCTTCAAGCTGCTGGTGCCCAAGTCGACGGAGTTCATGAGCTCGGACGCCGAGCTGTGGGACTTCCTCTGCAGCCTCAAGCACCAGTTCTCGCCCGTCATCCTCCGCAGCAAGGACGTCTACGGCTACGCCTCCTGCCGGGCCGTCGTGCCGGACATTCCCCGCGGCTTGGCGGCCCCGGCGGCggtagcggcggcggcggcggcggggaagAAGTGCCGGCCCTGGAGGAGAGCCGCCGCCAGGGGGAGGCGCCTGCGAGTCGCGGCCGCCGCCCGGGCCGGAGGAGGCGCCAAGCGAGCGGCCAAGAAGCGCAGCCCAGAAGGGGCGGCTCAGGCGGCCGCCCCTCCGCACGCCGCGCCGCCCCGAGGGGCCTTGCCCGAGCCTGgggcggcggaggaggaggaggaggcgagcCCGGCGCCTGCCGCCCTGGCGTGGGCCTCTCCCGAGGGCAAGTCGCTGGAGTCCATCTGGCGGGCGGCCACCCCGCGCCTCACCGCCTTCCCCACCATCAAGGTGCGCGGGGACGTGTGGAAGCCGCGCAGCCTGGAGGCCGCCCGGCGCAAGGCGCAGCGCATCCTGCGGGTCGACCTGGCGCCCGTCGTGAGGATGAGCCGCTTCCCGCTGCCCAAGTGCTGA